The sequence below is a genomic window from Dethiosulfovibrio faecalis.
GAGGCTTCTTGTGTTCGCCATGCCGGTGATGATGATGCTGGTGATGTCCTTCGCCATGACCACCGATCTCCGCCAGGCCAAGCTGGTGGTGCTGGACCTGGACAGGACGCCGTCCTCACGTAAGGTTATCAGAAGCTTCGTGGCGGGACGTCATTTCTCTCTGGGATGGTACGTCTCTTCTCCGGAAAACCTGAAAGACCTCATGGATCGTGGAGACACCAGGGCGGCGCTCTGGATACCCCGAGGATTCGAGGCGGATATTCTATCCAGACGGGGAGCCTCCATCCAGATACTGCTGGACGGAACCTACTCCCTAGACTCCGGAACCATACTGAGCGCGGCCTCGGCGGTGATAAGAGGGCTGAACGAGGAGCTTGTCTCTCCGGACTCGATGGCAGGAGCGGTGGATCTCAGGCTGAGAAACTGGTTCAACTCAAACCTGGACAGCGAAAGATACTACGTCCCTGGGCTAATAGCCATGATGTTGACCCTACAGAGCTTACTGGTCGCCGGGGTTTCGATCGTAAGAGAAAAGGAGATCGGAACGATAGAACAGATAATGGTCACTCCCATAAGGGGGATCGAGTTCATACTGGGCAAGACCCTGCCCTACATGGCAATGGCCTACCTGATAATGACCGCCATGCTCGTCATAGCCCTCATAGTATTCGACGTCCCCTTTAGGGGAAGCCTGCCGCTGCTCTACGCTCTCACCGCGATTTTCCTAGCGGGGAATCTGGGCTGCGCCCTTCTGATAAGCGTAAGCGCCACCACCCAGCAACAGGCCCTCCTGACGGCGTTCTTCTTCCTCATGCCGGCCATACTGCTAAGCGGATTCGTCTTCCCTGTCCGGAATATGCCCATTCCTGTCCAGTGGCTCACAGCTTTGAACCCTCTCAGATGGTATCTGGAGATAATGCAGGCTATCCTCTCCAAGGGAGTAGGGCTAGCGGACCTGATCCCTCAGATATCGGCCCAGACCGCTCTGGCCCTGGTATCGCTGACCGCCGCGGGCAAGGGATTTCACAAGACCCTGTCATAAATCATAAAAACGCATTCAGCCCCGACCATCGAAGGATGATCGGGGCTGGGAGTAGAAAAAATAGAAAAGACTCTTGGCAGCGACCTACTCTCCCACGAAGCGAATCGCAGTACCATCGGCGCTGGAGGGCTTAACTGCCGGGTTCGGCA
It includes:
- a CDS encoding ABC transporter permease, whose protein sequence is MWKRLERMLVKEGLQIVRDKRMRLLVFAMPVMMMLVMSFAMTTDLRQAKLVVLDLDRTPSSRKVIRSFVAGRHFSLGWYVSSPENLKDLMDRGDTRAALWIPRGFEADILSRRGASIQILLDGTYSLDSGTILSAASAVIRGLNEELVSPDSMAGAVDLRLRNWFNSNLDSERYYVPGLIAMMLTLQSLLVAGVSIVREKEIGTIEQIMVTPIRGIEFILGKTLPYMAMAYLIMTAMLVIALIVFDVPFRGSLPLLYALTAIFLAGNLGCALLISVSATTQQQALLTAFFFLMPAILLSGFVFPVRNMPIPVQWLTALNPLRWYLEIMQAILSKGVGLADLIPQISAQTALALVSLTAAGKGFHKTLS